In Patagioenas fasciata isolate bPatFas1 chromosome 2, bPatFas1.hap1, whole genome shotgun sequence, a single window of DNA contains:
- the FAM221A gene encoding LOW QUALITY PROTEIN: protein FAM221A (The sequence of the model RefSeq protein was modified relative to this genomic sequence to represent the inferred CDS: inserted 1 base in 1 codon), producing MSDFSLLTKALFSLSNFNCTDAVRMRXQTRYGCGTGAVRAAARPPAAAAAQRPRRPLSAAAACAPAARSVDGPTAAGPAMERLRVDAAALDEYAEYRRIVGDDDGGKLFTPEEYEEYKRKVLPIRLQNRLYVSWRSPSGMDCKLVGPETLCFCTHRYKQHKTDYEVIPEDRPICVPCRVSRCPCQSYHYVPLNGTQPIRCRCKHFADQHSAAPGFSCNSCSKCSGFHSCFTCACGQPTYAHETVVETKQERLAQGKPVGQDVPYAAMGGLTGFSSLAEGYMRLDDSGIGAPSAELLESPITSMDHPFLKAFQGPSSSAQTVSQIAGTSSATGQVSHGKHSEDDDMAYFEKRYQERLKKEKAAKRKEKSPVPSKKPLD from the exons ATGTCTGATTTCTCCTTGCTAACTAAAGCATTATTTTCCTTATCAAATTTCAACTGTACCGATGCTGTACGGATGC CGCAGACGCGGTACGGATGCGGTACCGGTGCGGTACGCGCTGCTGCGCGCCCTCCAGCAGCCGCGGCCGCGCAGCGCCCCCGCCGGCCCCTCTCCGCGGCCGCTGCCTGCGCTCCAGCCGCCCGGAGCGTTGACGGCCCAACGGCGGCGGGCCCGGCCATGGAGCGGCTGCGGGTGGATGCGGCGGCCCTGGACGAGTACGCGGAGTACCGGCG AATTGTAGGTGATGATGATGGAGGAAAGCTCTTTACCCCTGAGGAATATGAGGAGTACAAAAGAAAAGTATTACCAATTCGGTTACAGAACAGGTTGTATGTGAGCTGGAGATCACCAAGTGGCATGGACTGCAAGCTTGTGGGACCAGAGACACTGTGCTTTTGTACTCACCG GTATAAACAACACAAAACGGACTACGAAGTGATTCCCGAAGACCGTCCCATTTGTGTGCCGTGCAGAGTGAGCCGTTGCCCGTGCCAGTCCTACCACTATGTCCCTCTCAATGGCACGCAGCCCATCCGCTGTAGATGCAAACACTTCGCAGACCAGCACAGCGCAGCACCTGGATTTTCGTGTAACTCCT GTTCCAAGTGTTCGGGCTTTCATAGTTGCTTTACCTGTGCCTGTGGTCAGCCAACGTATGCTCACGAAACAGTGGTGGAAACCAAACAAGAGCGCTTAGCCCAGGGGAAGCCGGTGGGGCAGGACGTTCCTTACGCTGCCATGGGGGGGCTGACGGGGTTCAGTTCGCTAGCAGAAGGCTACATGAGACTCGATGACAGTGGAATAG GGGCTCCTTCTGCTGAACTTTTAGAATCGCCTATTACCAGCATGGATCATCCATTTCTAAAAGCATTTCAGGGACCTTCTAGTTCTGCTCAAACTGTGTCACAGATAGCAG gGACCTCTAGTGCCACGGGGCaagtttctcatggaaaacattCAGAAGATGATGACATGGCTTACTTTGAAAAACGTTATCAAGAGCGG CTGAAAAAGGAGAAGGCTGCTAAACGGAAAGAGAAAAGTCCAGTGCCGTCAAAGAAGCCATTAGattaa